Proteins co-encoded in one Gopherus evgoodei ecotype Sinaloan lineage chromosome 4, rGopEvg1_v1.p, whole genome shotgun sequence genomic window:
- the LOC115651659 gene encoding LOW QUALITY PROTEIN: carbohydrate sulfotransferase 9-like (The sequence of the model RefSeq protein was modified relative to this genomic sequence to represent the inferred CDS: substituted 2 bases at 2 genomic stop codons) — translation MVDKVLRKVFIFLVLNFIFGSLLSGVFYRKQTEMMIPKEDWLISQVYRRDILNSICLMNNLSHSQSKLKHNVAKQIFVEHNHKFIYCEVPKVGCSNWKKIIILLTMNLSRKADKVQQDLIHRTPLLKRLSSYLSDYXDKLLTSXTKVMFTRDPLERLVSAYRDKLLHSEPYHSVTVANEMKAMFRKNKNSSEKVTFQEFVNFILTKKQEHLDIHWKPVFLLCDPCNIHCDILGEFETLEQDSELVLRNIGAPEDLHYPNFKTHSSEKRTSGDITLEYLRKLISEQIEKIKKLYQMDFALFNYPYDLKMNLYETDTV, via the exons ATGGTGGACAAGGTGCTCCGGAAGGTGTTCATTTTCCTTGTCCTAAATTTCATTTTTGGAAGTCTTCTTTCTGGAGTATTCTACAGGAAGCAAACAGAAATGATGA TTCCTAAGGAAGATTGGCTGATAAGTCAAGTCTATCGCAGAGACATACTGAACTCCATCTGCCTGATGAACAACCTTTCTCATTCACAAAGCAAACTGAAACATAATGTTGCAAAACAGATCTTTGTGGAACATAACCACAAGTTCATCTATTGTGAG GTGCCTAAGGTGGGCTGCTCCAACTGGAAGAAAATAATCATTCTCCTCACAATGAACCTGAGCAGAAAGGCTGACAAAGTCCAACAGGACCTCATCCACCGTACCCCACTGTTAAAGAGGCTGAGTTCTTACCTTTCTGACTACTAGGATAAATTGCTGACCAGTTAAACCAAAGTGATGTTCACCAGAGATCCCCTGGAACGGTTGGTTTCAGCTTACAGAGACAAGCTTCTGCACTCTGAGCCATACCATAGTGTCACTGTGGCAAATGAGATGAAGGCCAtgttcaggaaaaacaaaaattcatctGAAAAGGTGACTTTCCAGGAGTTTGTTAACTTTATTCTgacaaaaaaacaagaacatttgGATATTCATTGGAAACCAGTGTTTCTACTCTGTGATCCTTGCAACATTCACTGTGACATCCTGGGGGAGTTTGAGACCTTGGAGCAAGATTCTGAACTTGTTCTCAGGAACATTGGAGCCCCAGAGGATCTGCACTACCCTAACTTTAAGACACATAGCTCAGAGAAACGTACTAGTGGTGATATCACCTTAGAATATCTCAGAAAGCTGATCTCAGAGCAAATTGAAAAAATCAAAAAGCTGTACCAGATGGATTTTGCTTTGTTCAACTATCCTTATGATTTGAAAATGAACCTTTATGAGACTGATACAGTATGA